ACCCGCCGCCGTCCGCCCACGCCCTGCGCGCCGCCGCGCCGGGACTGGTGGTATTGTTCCTCTGGGCCGCCGGCGCCTGGGCCGCCCTGCTGCTCGTCGTGCCGCGACTGAAACCGAATTGAGCATGACCTCGCGCCTCTTTCACCTCGAACTTCGGCTGCTCGCGCGCGAACGCGCCGCGTGGATGCTGCTCGGCCTGTTCGCCGCCGCGCTTGGCTATGGCCTTTGGAATGGCTCGGGCCCGGCCCAGGGTCATCGCGAAGTCGCCACCGCGCTCACGCAAGACTCCGAGCAGTTCCAGAGGCAACTGCGCGACGTGCTGGGCCAACAACCGGTGGACCCCAAAGCCATCGCCGGGCGCGGAACGACGGCGGTGTTGCCCCCCGCGCCGCTGCCGTTGCTGGCCACAGGCCAGTCCGACCTGTCGCCCGGGCACGAAACCGTCGTACTCTGGCGACTCGCCACGCCCGCCGACACCCGCTCCGAATTGGAGAATCCGTCGCATCTGATGGCGGGGCGCTTCGACCTCGCCTTCGTGCTGGTGTGGCTCTTCCCGTTGTTTCTCCTCGCGCTGGTCTATGACCTCATGGCGGGCGACCGGGAAGCCGGCACGCTGCGGCTGGCCCTGGCCCAGGGCATCACGCCGTGGCGTTGGATGGCGCGTCGCGCCCTGGCCCGCGGATTGCCCATGCTGACACTCGCGGCGCTCGCCACCCTGGCGGCGGGTCTCTCCGGAGGCTCGGAAAGCTTGGCCGCGCGGCTGATGCTCGCGCTGGGGGTCGTGCTGACCTACGGACTGTTCTGGCTGGCGATGGCCGTGGCGGTCAACGCCGTCGCGCACAGCGCCGCGGGCGCGGCCACCGCGCTGGGCGCCGCGTGGGTGGTGCTCGTGCTCGTGGCGCCCACGCTGTTGAACGTGACCGTGGAAACGCTTTACCCCACGCCTTCGCGGCCGGAACTCGTGGCGGCGGGACGCAAGGCCTCGGGCGAAGCGGAGAAGCGCGGCGGGGAATTGCTCAACTCGTTCTACCGCGATCATCCGGAGCTGGCCCCGCCCGGACAGCAGGCCGATTTCGCCGCGCAACATCTCACCGTGCAAAGCGAAGTGGCCCGCGCCCTCGATCCGGTGCGCCAGCAGTTCGACGCGCAACTCGCCCGCCAGCAAACCGCGGTCGCCCGCTGGCGTTTCCTCTCGCCCGCCATCGCCGCACAGGAGGCGCTGACCGATCTGGCCGGCACCGGCTACTGGCGGCACCGCGCCTTCCGCGAACAGGTCGGCGGGCTGCGGCAGGCCGTGTCCGACTTTTTCACACCGCGCATTCATAAGCGCGAACCGATCACGATGGCCGACCTCGACAAGCTGCCGCGCTTCGCATTCCGTGAAGAACCGGCCGGCGTCTGGATGGGCCGCGTGCTGGCCAGCCTGGCCGGAATGCTTGCGCTGGCTGGCGCGCTGGGCGCATGGGCGTGGCGAAGCTTGCGGCCCGCGCGCCTCGGCATTTTGAGCGCATGAAGCGGACCTTCCAGCCCCTGGTTCGTCCGGGCCTTGCTGACGCCGGGCAGCGGTGGTTTCATGGCTGCACCTGTTCCCATGAATAACCCCCCTTCAACCACCGCGCCCGCCCGGGGCGCGGCACAGCGGTTCCTCGACGGCATTGAATGGGCCGGCAACAAGCTGCCCGACCCCGCGGTGCTGTTCGTCATGGCGATGGCGCTGACGTGGCTGCTCTCGGCGCTGCTGGCGCCGGTGCAGTTCACCGAGATGGATCCGCGCACCGTGGTTCGCGACGCTGCCGGCCAGATCACCGCCAGCGAGCCCATCCAGGTCAAGAACCAGTTGAGCGGCGCCGCGCTGACCCAGTTTCTCTCGCGCATGGTCAAGACCTTCACGGAGTTTCCGCCGCTGGGAGTCGTGCTGGTGGCGATGCTCGGGGTGGGCGTGGCGGAACACACGGGCTTCATCAGCGCGTTGCTGAAGGGCCTGCTGGTCCTGACGCCGCGCCGCTGGCTGACGCCCGCGCTGCTGCTGGTCGCCATTCTCAGTCACAGCGCCGGCGACGTGGGCTACGTGCTGGTGATTCCGCTGGGCGGAATCATCTTCATGGCGGCGGGGCGGCATCCGCTGGCGGGGATCGCCGCGGCGTTCGCCGGGGTGTCGGGCGGGTTCAGCGCGACGTTTTTGCCCTCGAGTCTTGATCCGCTCTTGCAAGGTTTCACGCAATCGGCGGCGCAGATCATTGCGCCGGGACGCATGGTCAATCCGCTCTGCAACTGGTATTTCATGAGCGCATCCTGCCTTGCCATCGTCGCCGTGGGCTGGCTGCTGACCGATTGGGTGATCGAGCCGCGCTTGCGCCGCTTGCCCGTGGACGGCAACTCCGGCGATCAGCCCGCGCTCGGCACCCTCTCGCCCGCCGAACGCCGGGGGCTGTGGGTGGGTTTGGGGGCGATGGTCATCGGCGTCGCGGTGCTCGTGCTGGCGGCGGCGCCGGCGGCATCACCCTTGCGCACGCGCGACGGCTCCCTCACCGCGCACGGGTCGCCGCTCATGGACTCGATTGTGCCGCTGATCTTTCTGCTGTTCCTGCTGCCGGGCGTGGCGTTTGGTTACGCAGCGGGGACGGTGAAGAACCATCGCGACGTCATCAAGGGCATGAGCAAGTCCATGGGGGCGATGAGCTATTACCTGGTGATGGCGTTTGCGGCGGCGCAGTTCACTTACGTGTTCCGGGAGTCGAACCTGGGCGCGCTGCTGGCGGTGGAAGGGGCCAGCTTCCTCAAAGGTCTGGGACTGCCGGGCCAGGTCACCATCGTGGGCGTCATTCTGTTGAGCACGATGGTGAACCTGCTCATCGGCTCGGCGTCGGCCAAGTGGGCGCTGCTGGGGCCCATCTTTGTGCCGATGTTGATGCAACTGGGGCTGTCGCCCGAACTGACCCAGGCCGCCTACCGCATCGGCGATTCGAGCACCAACATCATCACGCCGCTGCTGCCTTACTTCCCGCTCATCGTCGTCTATTGCCAGCGCTACGTGAAAGGCACCGGCATCGGCACGCTCGTGGCGACGATGCTGCCTTACTCGGTGCTCTTCCTGGCGACGTGGACGGTGCTGCTGCTGGTCTATTGGGCGCTGGGCCTGCCGCTGGGCCTCCAATCCACCTACCTCCATCCGTGATATGCACATGATGTCCCGTCCCCCCTCTTCGTTGGCAGTCCGGCGTGCGGTCTGGCCTGACGCCCTCGATGTGGCGTTGGGGCACTGGCTGAGTTTCGGCCCCGCCGCCGCCGCCTGGCCCCGCTGGCGCGGGCCGGACCTGAATGGCGTTTCTGCCGAAACCCATTGGTTCCACCCCTGTTGGCGGCGCTATTCAGGTCTTTGAAACCGCCGCCAAACGCAACTCCTCAATCGCGATGAAAAAACCTCTCGCCCACTGGAAGGCAAATTTCTTCACCGGCCTCGCGGTGGTCTTGCCTGCTCTGCTGTCCATTGGCGCCGTCGTCTGGCTGTTCGGCACCGTCTCGAATGTCACCGACGCGCTACTCTTCTTCCTGCCGAAGGCCTGGACTCACGAGCGCGGGGGTGAAGGGCCGATGCATTGGTACTGGAGCTTGTGCGCCTTGGCGTTGGCGATCGGGCTGATCACGCTGGTCGGACGATTCGCCCGCCACTATCTCGGCAGGAAGTTGATTCGCCTGGCGGACGACCTGCTCCTGCGCGTGCCGCTGCTGAACAAAATCTACGGCGCGCTCAAGCAAATCAACGAGGCGTTCACCTCCAGCAAGAACACGGCGTTCCAGCAAGTGGTGCTGATCGAG
Above is a window of Verrucomicrobiota bacterium DNA encoding:
- a CDS encoding DUF3526 domain-containing protein, encoding MTSRLFHLELRLLARERAAWMLLGLFAAALGYGLWNGSGPAQGHREVATALTQDSEQFQRQLRDVLGQQPVDPKAIAGRGTTAVLPPAPLPLLATGQSDLSPGHETVVLWRLATPADTRSELENPSHLMAGRFDLAFVLVWLFPLFLLALVYDLMAGDREAGTLRLALAQGITPWRWMARRALARGLPMLTLAALATLAAGLSGGSESLAARLMLALGVVLTYGLFWLAMAVAVNAVAHSAAGAATALGAAWVVLVLVAPTLLNVTVETLYPTPSRPELVAAGRKASGEAEKRGGELLNSFYRDHPELAPPGQQADFAAQHLTVQSEVARALDPVRQQFDAQLARQQTAVARWRFLSPAIAAQEALTDLAGTGYWRHRAFREQVGGLRQAVSDFFTPRIHKREPITMADLDKLPRFAFREEPAGVWMGRVLASLAGMLALAGALGAWAWRSLRPARLGILSA
- a CDS encoding AbgT family transporter, producing MAAPVPMNNPPSTTAPARGAAQRFLDGIEWAGNKLPDPAVLFVMAMALTWLLSALLAPVQFTEMDPRTVVRDAAGQITASEPIQVKNQLSGAALTQFLSRMVKTFTEFPPLGVVLVAMLGVGVAEHTGFISALLKGLLVLTPRRWLTPALLLVAILSHSAGDVGYVLVIPLGGIIFMAAGRHPLAGIAAAFAGVSGGFSATFLPSSLDPLLQGFTQSAAQIIAPGRMVNPLCNWYFMSASCLAIVAVGWLLTDWVIEPRLRRLPVDGNSGDQPALGTLSPAERRGLWVGLGAMVIGVAVLVLAAAPAASPLRTRDGSLTAHGSPLMDSIVPLIFLLFLLPGVAFGYAAGTVKNHRDVIKGMSKSMGAMSYYLVMAFAAAQFTYVFRESNLGALLAVEGASFLKGLGLPGQVTIVGVILLSTMVNLLIGSASAKWALLGPIFVPMLMQLGLSPELTQAAYRIGDSSTNIITPLLPYFPLIVVYCQRYVKGTGIGTLVATMLPYSVLFLATWTVLLLVYWALGLPLGLQSTYLHP
- a CDS encoding DUF502 domain-containing protein, with product MAFLPKPIGSTPVGGAIQVFETAAKRNSSIAMKKPLAHWKANFFTGLAVVLPALLSIGAVVWLFGTVSNVTDALLFFLPKAWTHERGGEGPMHWYWSLCALALAIGLITLVGRFARHYLGRKLIRLADDLLLRVPLLNKIYGALKQINEAFTSSKNTAFQQVVLIEFPRAGLYSIGFITGDQHGEVQHKTREEVVSVFVPTTPNPTSGFIVLAPKARIVKLDMSVADGIKFIMSLGSVAPDYVPVGGAAIVNGARVAENTPALGAGGEAAALAASVPSPAGTRAADPAKETPQN